The genomic segment CCTGTCTTAACGACCATCGAGTTTTATGCAGCTGTATGATCTGAATGGTAGTTATGAGTAAAGTGTAAAGGTGTGTGTCGTATTGCGGTCAGAGAGGGCCCGCTTGCGACACGTTGGTTGCGCCAAATCAATCCTAGCTAATGGCACCTCTCGCCGACCGACCGCCGGCCGCGCACCGCAGCAAACTATGCAACTGCAAGCAGGCATCTGATTCATTAGGAAAAAGCAAAACGTTCACTCGTTTAGTAACATGCAGTCTTAAGTTATTTACATGTTTAACTGGATATTCTTAGGTTTGTATGTATTGCGTCGTTGGCAAACCTATTACCGCGAGAGTACCTGCTTTCCGAGTATCAAATACAGGTCAATAGCTGCGGTTTCGCCCGCATAGACGTATTTATTGCACACTGccatttgttaaattattaaggACAATCTTAAGGGTATTGGATATTAAAATCAGACCGCTGCTCTAACCGAGTTTGCGGTTTGCAAATGAAGCGAAGCTCTGACGAAACTACCGCTAACCGTCCGCCAATTAGTCAAACGTCTAGAACCTTGTTTGTAAGGTATGCGACTAATTAGTAACTTTGTTCAATTGTATGTATGCCCTACTGAAGCTACGAAAAAACGTAACTTTCCCGCAGGAAGAGGTTTCTTATCTTTACGTTATCAGGAGTCGGAAGTTCATGTTTTACATTACTTAAAAAATTGAGAAACATTTTACTTGAAATGTATCATCAAAAGAAGAATATTCCTTACGCTGTTACATTTGTATCGCTTTTCAGTTATCTTGTTATCGTATCCCTGCATTCTTTGGTAATGAAATTATATAGATGAttgtacattttaatttttatcatcattatcagccgtacgacggtggttaggattcttcctttccttcatcttttttttttgcatatttgtttttttttctttttttttactttcagctttaatgtgtatcaaacacataagatctccacgacgatcggtcctatttaatttttataccaTGAATAAATGCTCTTCTGACTGGCTAATTTAGTTTTCCGCGTTACAAGAGGTCCTATTGGGAATCAAACTGCGCATCATCTAACAATGGGTTATTTTACAACTTTATACGAAACATCATATCGAACAATTGAATTTGTTTGGAAATGTGTGACGTTATCACGACgtaattcgtaattaaaattgGAAACTTGagtcaaaaagtaaaagtagATTAATTTTTGTTCATCTTAGACTGGCAtctgtttctagattagcattatgtgatttatctttgacacagtaaaaaaacatattattattgacACAATGTTCAATGTTTCCCCCTCAAGACAAGTGACTCTTCAATTTCCAGAAAAGGTTCTTATCCTGTTATCGATGTAATTATAATGAGCCTGTCCTTTCTTAGTTCGCGTCCCCGGCAGCGGAGAGCGCGGCGTGCGGCAGCAGCACGTCGTCGTCGACGTCGTCTTCCTCGTCGTCATCGTCGTCGTCGTCCTCATCGTCGTCGGACTCGGACTCGGCCGACGCTGCTGGCGGGCCTGCGCATGCGTCCAACGATGACACCAGCGCCGCGCTTGTTGCTGCTTGCCCCTTACAGGTAACACGTCTGTTTTCGGAATGGCGAATGACGCTAGTGATACTTAGAGACTTTTAATTTGCAACTGGTCTACCTTAGTTAGAAAgttaatcttaaaaaaatacgtattcGCTACGACATGTGAACGTAACATCacataagcccacgactatattgcgtagcaagatgaactaagtacccacacctcaccgagctttatattagaccaacttgataggtgtAGGTCTTTATGTGAAAACGCTTCAATGTTTTCCCCTTCAAACCCTTTAAAACTTTCAGAGATCTGAATGGTAGTTATGTTTCACGTAAATCATCACTGAAATAATGTTCGTAGGTCATCGACGATGCGGACCTGGCGGAACTATTTCCGGAACAAACATCGGGCGCGCCGGCGCAGCCGCCCAATTTCTCGACCTTCGCCGTGCACAGCACGTCGCCCGAACACGATGATAAATCCATCGCCGACAACGGTAAAGTATCAAGCAAACGTCACTCGGTTGCAGCTGCACTGCTTTCCGGCAGTTATATGACTTACGTATAAATTGTTGATAAACAGGCTACAGATGTCAGATTCTGGAGAGTTATGAAGTATCGTTACTTTATAGGCATATAGGATGTTTCTAACACAGAAGCGACTATAGATGCATcagcgaataaataataatacaacgtATAGAAGGGTGGTCCCATACGAGGCTGGAGCGAGtttaatttacctcacccccgatgtactttagtctatttaagccgTTAAGGAATAAGGAGGGAGCTCGCGCTGACTAGCTGTCTCGCTCGCTCGCACGGTGTAAGGCGTCACACATTAAGgacaagatttttgtatggagtgtctgggcTGTGACAGAAGCCAATCGTCATTTGACGACGACATTTTATATGccttattttaaatatctttaggTCTTTAGGTTATAAACAGATATGCGAAATATACTAATCTCTCTATTAATTGTTACATGGTTAACCATAAAAGTGCATATAGGATAACGTGACAACGTGGCTAAATTATTATTCATCTGCAGGTGACGGGTCGAGCAGTGAAATGGAGCTCACGCCTCAGCTAGTGACGGCGGCCATACAGCGCGCTACGGCGGACTCCTCCGGCTCGGAGAACGAGTGCTCCAACTCGGAAGCCGGCCACCAGAATACTACCCACTACGCGTCCAGCCTGCTGCAACAGTTCGTCGCACAGACACAGCTGCTCAGTAGTTCCGCCCCGCTAACCTCTATCAACGCAGCCGGCACGTCACTAGCCTGCGGACTCAACCCCAACCCGATGGATGGCGTCGGATCCATTAGCGACTGCGTCCTCGGACAAATCAATACTATTCCAGAAATAACACCCATAGCGCCTAACTTCTTAAATGCCACTCAACATCTAAGCCCCCAACAAACTGAGGAGCTCTCACAAATAAACAAAGACCTCGAGGAAATAACCAACGTCACAGATTCTGTTGGTATCACGATACCCAACCCGCCGAGTCTAGAGGACTGCGTCGACAACAATGACTTCATGAGTCTAGATATCACACAGGGGACTTCAGAATTAGGCAACGCTAATGATTTGTTGAAAAATTCTCCTCTCACAGTCGCTACAGATATGAATCCCCTAAACCCAATAGATGCACAAAAGTTTGATACAGTTAGCAATAATTCTGTTGAATCTCAAGAGGACGTTAAAAATGTCGTCGTGGAATCCAGAAGAAAAAGAGGGCGGCCGCGTAAAGTACCTAATGAAAATAAGAACTTGGAATCTCGAAAGGAAGATAGGGCCGTCGTTAATGTAATAAATGACTTCCACAATGGAAACGACCCACCGAATGTTTCGCCGGATTCGGGAATTCTATCTAATCACAATTCTCCAACGCATTCTCCTCTCCGGCGGCACGATATTGATGAAGCTCAAAACAGATTAGGAAGAAAAGCTGTTCAAAAGGAAAATAACACCAGAGAACGGCGAAGCGTGAGATCAAAATCTAAAAGTCGGAGTAGAGCTCGACATAAATCAGATTCCAGTGATTGTGATTATCAGAAGAAAAGAGtagaaaatgaaattaaacaaattaagaCTGAAGCTCCCTCACCAGTCCCACTGAAACAAGAACAGAATAGatatgaaaagaaaaagaacgATCACAAGTTAGATATAGCTGCCTTAGATAGAATGTTATACGCTACTGACAGGGTTCTTTATCCTCCAAGGAAGAAAGTAGGGCGGAAACCGCAAAACAAAACTAAAGCTGCTAAAAGCGCACCTAAAacattaaaagataaaaatcaATACGACTCCGCTGAATCCGATGAAGAGTCCTTGCCATCAAACAGGTCTGTTCTATCAGGAGTGTACGCAAAGCGAAAAGAATTAAATAGCAAGCTTGCCAATCTACCGAAGAAGAATAGTAAATCATTTAGCAGCAGTACGTGGAGAGACCATCAGAGTGAGAACGAAGCGGCGGCGGATGATCCCTTAGACCCTACATGGAAGCAAATCGACCTGAATCCAAAATACAAGGACATTCTGTCTGGGTACAAAAGCGATCATGAATTCAAGCCATATAAAAGTTGCAGTAGACTGATCGAATCAGGCTACAAAAGCGACTACGGTGGCTGCAGATCTGGCTATAAAACTGATTATCACCGTTCAGGATATAAAAGCGATTATAGATCAGGGTACAAGAGCGATAAGTCAGGGTATAAAACAGACTACAGCGTCAGAAGCATGCGGCGACGGATGAGGAAACTAAAGAAAACGAGATCAGTGAGGGATAGATCGTATTATAAAAATCAGAAGCACTTCGTATCGGATCAAGAAATCTTGCTTCTTACGAACAAAACCTTCAGCAGCCTAACTTTAGGCCACAGTTCCAGTGACTCTGAATGTGATAGTTATCTACGAAAACCGAATGCTAGTCCGAAATATGTCAGTGTCTGTACCAAATACCCATTGGCTTCGACATACAACTTTGGATTCTCGAAGTTAACCCAAAAACATGTACTGAGAGCGAATCCTTCAGATCCTTTTGCACCTGGACCTGTGTTTAGCGGTCTACAAAGGCCTATGATGACTTACAACATATTTAAACTGAatcataataacaataacacaTTAATAAAGTCACCAACCAAATCCAGCTACATCGGAAAACCTTTGCCAGCGCTTAAACCTTCTTTCACACATAAATTTGGAGCACCGCCTATTTCTACCCTTACAAAACGGCCGAGAAAAGATGATAGATCTTTCTCACGAACACTATCTCCAAAGACCCGGGTGTCTAAAAATGGAAGTTCACTTTTAGGCGGCTCAAGGAAAGAAAGTGTTTCCAAACCGCTTCCCAGTATTTTTGAGAAAGCTAAAAATAGTTATATTCCAAACAAATCGCTGTCGAGGAACGTCTTCCTCAATTCCAAGAAACCTCACTTGAAACCATCCTTTCATGTTAAAAAACACAGAAGAACAGTTGTACTAGCTCCGCCTAAAATAAACCTGAAGCCATCTGAAAGACCATCTAGAATAACTATTAAAACCGAAAGTAAATATCACAGGCACAGAAGTAAGCGGAGACACCGGTCAAGGTCAGTTTCCCGCTGTCGAGAATCGAAAACCATAGATTTGGTGGATCAAAAGTTTAGTCAAGATTTGGATTATCTTATTTCAAATTTCATTAAACTGTGTCAAGTTGCGCCGAAGTTTGTGACCAGCATACCGCAAAGTTCACCAAGAAGTTCACCGAAAAACGTAGAAAAGTCTGTTGTTGAGAGTAAGACTGAACCGGGCCCTCCTCCTACTAAAGTAGCTAAAAGGGGATCCAAGAAGCGAAAGACATCTGATAATCAAGAAATTGCCACCCCCACGTCGAAGCGGCGGCATAAGAAACAGTTAGCTGAATCTCAAAGCAAGGGTGGCAAGGACACCAATGAACACAAGCTGCCGCTCAAGAAGAGGCATTATCATATTAATTCTTCAACTAGTAACTCTTTGAGTCTCAGTTTAGTAACCACCGAATTTGACGAAAACTCTAAAAATAGCACTAGTCCTGAAAAGTTTCTGTGTACCGAAACAGATTGTATGGGGGAAACGCAAAACAGTGTTTCTCAAGAATCTCCTAAACCTAAGACTTATGAGAAGGCTAAAAAAGGAAGcgataacaataaaaatgttgCCCAACCATCTAGCTCTCAAGAtagtaaaaatacaaatgttGAAATTACTCCAAAACTAAAACCTGGTGAAAAGTCTGCAGCAGAAACTCTGCAAGTTAACATTGATGAGAATAACTCTACGCCTACAAAGTTTCATTCCCCCAATTCTCTGAATGCAACAGATGATGAACTTTCAAAAAGATTGCCAAACTCGGAACAATCAGAATTATCAAAGAAAATCTATGAAACATCTGAAAAATTGAAAGCTGTACATAAAATGGTTCATGATTTGGAAAAATGTCTTCCTAAAAATAAAGATGATACGAAATCTGATCCAGCAAAGCAAGAAACCCAAAGAATTTCGTCGCCAAGATCTGAACCGAAAGCGTCTCCTCTTAGGAATTCTGCTCCAATTGCAACCCCAAAGAAAAGACACAGGCTAGAAGCAGATAAGGCTGCGACGCACTCGAGTTTAGATCAGGTGGTGCAATCTCTGTCTAAGAAACTGTCGGAAGAAAAGCCAAGTTCTGTATCTACTGCTTCCAAAGATGTTAATCTAAATAATTCTAATGAAGAAGCAAAGGATTCTGACAAGTCTGGTACTACTTCACCTAGTCTATTAGCCAATAGCAATTTCCCACTAGATCCACTCAAAAGTATGTCAGCCCGTACTTTGTATAAAAGTTCTATTCCGCCTGCACAAAAATCTGAAATCATGACGCGGAAGAAAAATAGGTTGGAAGGATTGACTAGCAACTTAGTTTCGAAAATTAATCCCAGTGCAGCCACGAAAGTACTAGATACACTTCTAAACAATAATATTCGCAAGTCTATAGAATCAAGAATTTTAGAAAAAGAGAAAAGTATCACCACCGATACTGTGAAATCATCagacgataaaaataaaaatacttctcaagTTAGCACTAGGGCCACAGTTATCAAATCACCTGTTTCAAAAGGTAAAGTCTTAGAAACGAAAAAGTCCAAAACATCGGAACCGGTCGCACAAACAGTGGTCGTTAATGTGGATAAACCTACTGGAATCTTTGAGCCATCCGTAGACTTGGAAGATCAAATACCCAAATCTTCAATTTGCGTAAACAATGCTTCAGGCGACACTAAAGGCAAGTCTAAAGGAAAGGGTATGGacggtaaaaataataattcagtaTTAAGCCCTATAGACCCAGAGGCGGAGATTCCGTTAGCACTCATTTCTGAAACACCGGAACCAGTGATCAGACCTAAAAGAGGTGAATCAATTGCTGCAGTTATATCAGATAAGCTTCAAGAAACTATTGGGGGTCACAATTTGCGCCAGCCTAAGAGAAATTTgtgtaaagaaaaagaaaacgaaagTGACGACACTACagacaagaaaaagaagaagacatCGAACACGCTTATAAGAGAAAGTAAACTGGTCTTACCAACTAAGATGCTTATCCCCAAGATACAAGCAGAGAGATTGCCTATCACAGATCCTACAAAGAAAATTAATGTAGCACCAAAAGTTACAAAACCAGAAACTAAAGATGCTAATGATCCTAAAAAGGATGTTGATCCATCGAAGAAAAAGGCAAGAAGGCGCAAAGCTATTAATAGAACAGGATTCCCAAGCATTAAGCGGAAGAAAAAGAAGTTGGAGCCTAATATAACCTCCGATAGTCACTTTACATCTGACACTGACAATAATTCTGCTTTCGATCGAGTGCCAAAAGACGGTGAAGCTATGAGCAGTTTCTTGGAAAGAACAACTAATAAGAAACCGGAGCTTAAAGTCGTATTGAATAAAGATGACTGTCCTAAACAAGCGCGCTTAACTGTGGTAGCTTTGGAGAAGTTGCAAGGAAAGGATATCCCAACAACCGCTAGCAATAAACAACCCAACAATACCGAAACTGCTAATGACAAAAAGAACGCAAATGCGTCAATTTTGAGAGCTCCATCGTTACAATTAAAACAGAATAAACCTgaaaaagaaatcaaaagtCTCTTTAATAAGTGGGAAGTTCTCAGCGAAACCGATAGTATTCCTTCTCTGGCGAGTTCTCTTGGCAACGATCCAGAAGATAGTATTCCTCTGAGCTTACTGAATTTGAAGACTGATACACCTGGTAATAAATTGGATAACTTGGAAAGACTGAAACGCAAGACTCGTGCTATGTCGCCGTCACAAGAAATCGAAGAAATCCTTTCAAAAAGGAAAAATGTGGAAAAGAACAACAAAGTTGTCCTAAGACCGAAATCGAGTCTCGCTGTCCTGTGCCCCAGTGAAAGACGACTAACGAGAAGTTCTGATGTCATCGACGAGGCGAAGTCTAGAGTGAAGAAACCAGAACCGAAGAAAGCGGAAATTCCAGAAAAGCCAGCGAAACCTGTCAGCATTGTCACCCGACGCAAATCTAGATCTTGCCAGGCTAATAAGAAGATCCGTGAGGTGCAATCAAGTTCAAGGGAAAGTTCGCTGGATACTGTTGTGGGTCGCCGACTCGGGTGCAAATCTCCAGAACCGTCAATTGACAATCTGCGCGACCACGATGAGAACGATCCTTTGCCATTGAATGAGAAGGAGATTGACTTCGAGAAGAGCATAGACGTCATATCAAAGAATGTGATCTGCAAGAAGCGCGTGGCTTCGTCTCGCGACGACAGCCCGGCGAGCAGCGTCGATAACAGAGACAAGCCTGTCGTTTCTAAGAGAAACCCACGGCTGAGGAAGAAGTTCTTGGTGGCTGGTCTATTCTCAGACTATTACAAGGAAGAGTAAGTACACGAATTTACATGACTTACTAAAAGTATTTTACCATTTATTATTTGATGgtgatgttacaaaaaaaaataataattagagaATTATAAAAATACCTTACTTTGGATAACTTTCTTTTTAAACTAGTGGATTATTTTCTaatcttattactttttttttctagtcCAAAACCGGAGGGCAAAGGCAAGAACTTGGTAACGCAGACGGAGTTCCCTCCAGGGTTGCTGGCGCCGCCGCCATACTGCGAGCGCTGGGTGCGCCGCCGCCTGGTACACTTTACGCTGCCCTACGACATCTGGTGGCAACAGCACTACAACCAACCAGTTCCATCTTGGAATTATAAGAAGATACGCACAAGTGAGTGTCGTCGTTATTATTACTAATTGGTAGGCGAGAAGTTTGCGATCTGACATCACATGTCAATCTTTTAATTATGTGATCAATCATAAAATGAATGAGGTTACAAACTATGTTAAGTAGAATAAGTATCTTAACGTTAAATTTTGTTATCATTTTAACCAAATCAGGAGCATTGGATTAGTTGATACTGTACGATAGCTTAGTTATAGACCTTATCAGCTCGACGAAGTAATTTAGGTAGACAACTGAGTTTGGGTCAAACGTCAATTACTGTTAGAAATAGAATTGTACAATAAAGTTGAAGtatcacatttttatttttgtaatttttatgaaGAACGACATTTCACCACTTTTATTTACACCTTTTCGTACAAATTGCATCGGAATGACTTGTTTGGTTGATTTGTGAAAAGTATGTTATTAGACAATGCCGTACTCCAgaataatcaataatacttcgtatagaggtagaacggcaaccctccgggtgttactttagtcttcaaagGCCGCAAGCCGCTTAGGAATAAGGGAAAGGGCGGattatctgtctcgctcgcacttacgtgttaggCGGCATACGGtaacaatgagatttttgtatggagtgttcgGGGTGTGGGCGTACTACgatatcatttaaaaaaaaaagtttgagcTTGAAGAATATAAAATGTTGTTGTATTTTCAGACGTGTACTACGACGTGAAGCCATCAGCGGAGGAGTGCGAGAGTGTGGCGTGCAACTGCGCGCCTGCGTCGGGCTGCAACGAGGACTGCATCAACCGCCTCGTGTTCGCCGAGTGCTCGCCGCAACTATGCCCGTGCGGgtatatttatgttatcttCAGACatctgtaggctctgcacgacaactgcgtcgcgcgcggcgcgaattatgccttcgaccaatagccgtttgacgtccatctacgcaGATAGCaatcgtatcgtttattggtcgaagcgctcgatataattcgcgccggcggttatcatgcagacccggcagagGGGTTAacaaggtcacatcgaagctattcatataaaaacttaaaaagcaatgttgctattttaggatcagacaggcagtcgatcTGTAAATAgacggatctgtcaaatcttcaggttaagtaaccAGTGAAAACGGATACCGACGCTAACGGATGCTATGGAGATaatgagatgaattgcttcaatgtgaccttttcAGCCCGCCTGTACATGGATCAGTACAATACCATAGCACTCGCATATCGTGCGAGTCACGATAAAGGATTAAAAAGACAAGTAGCCAATAGCGTCGGTTTATATATCGCGTCGCGAGCGATATGCGGGCTCCATGCTACGGGTACTGTAGTGGATATCGACCTCTTTGTCGAGATATGCCTTCTCCCTGACAGACGAGATGAGTTCTTAATACATAGGTTTTCTAATAACTAAATGAGTTTGGAGTTATTTGCCCGTGCAGTGgggtatttatatatttatgttcaCTGTCTAAAGTGAAAATGGCAAAAGATTCAAATTATGCACGAATTATATTTTCATCCTGAAGAAAAATACTACTTCGTGTGTTTTGTCATTTATTTTTCCATTAACTAGCAAAATACTAGTCGAGGCAATCTAATATGCATattgcaaaaaataattaaacattgttCATTAAATTGCTACGCATTTACATTGAAAATGTAGTATATACAGCACATTTAATATTAATCACTACACCGAAGTAAAGCAATTCGAAGCGGCGCGAATCGAATTTTACGCGACGAAATTACTCTGCGTTGTATCTACTTAGTGCCGAAGTTAAATACGGAATCGATGTTTACCGAATAATTACACgaataaacgtaataatatcGCACACGGTTGAGTAGAAAGACATCGTGACGTTCTATTAGAAATATATCAGAATAATGTAACATCACGTAATAATACAaccaatcctcgccagctatgtttaagtcccaaggGGCGAGCTTGTTGCCAAtaatatataacaataataGTAGTATTTCCTTCCTTAACCAATACCTTAAGgaattatactacgtataggtAGAACGTCAACCATtccgtggagccgtggtagaacgcttgtctctcactttgaggctgcaagttcaaatccagcacaggcctaaaccaacgattgtcgaattagttttcgaattcatgtttggatcataaatgattatcacgtgcccagcggtgaaaaaaaaaacatcgtgaggaaacccacattcctgagaaatgcattttcggatgtattCACATAcctctaacctaacctgtattgggatggttttcccttcgcgggttggaaagttagacaggcagtcgcttctgtaaaaaaccggacctgtcaaatcttcaggttaggtaagcggactctgtgaaaaacgggataatgctagggagatgtgtgTGAAAGTAGTATTCCCTTCCTTCATCTTGGACAGCATAAGTGTTTTCTATAAAAGTTCGATAAGTTGGAATATAGTTCGACTATCAATCATTATATGCCGTATTTCTTACATATTAAAGTAACGTCATAACAAAAATGTTCCGCCATGTCGCTTGATCGGAATTGGCGCAGTCAAACagcatttttttatctataacCAAGCCGCTGTGTATGTTTTGATTCCTGTTCAGTGTAAGCGCAGTTTTTGTTTCACGAATAAAATCTCAAATGCTTCTCTTCCCTCAGGGACAAATGCAAGAACCAACGCATTCAGCGGCACGAGTGGGCCTCCGGGCTGGAGAAGTTCATGACGGAGAACAAGGGGTGGGGCGTGCGCACCAAGCACAGGATCAAGTCCGGCGACTTCATACTCGAGTACGTCGGCGAGGTTGTCTCCGATAAGGAGTTCAAGGTATGTAATGGTTATATCATGTAATATCGCTGGGCACGAGTGGGCCTCCGGTctggaaacccacatacctgagaaatgtgttttcagaGGTATATAACCTACCTGCCTGTACCTGTGGTTTTAACGATTTCTATTAGGGTtcgaagatcagacaggcaatcgcttctgtaataaaaaccggacctgtcaaatcttcagattaggtaagcggaccctgtcaaaaacaggataacgctaggaagatagATAATGGCGTCGATTCGTGCAACcaacaacttaatttgacagaacTAAATCTAACTTCATCTCTTCCTTACATGTATTATAAGTGAAGGAGGAACTAATTGAAGATAATTGAAGATGAGGCACTAATTAAAGAGCAAAAATCTGAGAGCTGAGATCTAAAATTAGGATAAGTTTGTGTCCACCCGAATAGACACCAATATCTATGCCTACCCCAGTATGTGTGACTGAAGATGTTGTTGCATGTACCAGGAGCGCATGGCGACGCGGTACGCGCGCGACACGCACCACTACTGCCTGCACCTGGACGGCGGGCTGGTCATCGACGGCCACCGCATGGGCGGCGACGGCCGCTTCGTCAACCACTC from the Pectinophora gossypiella chromosome 11, ilPecGoss1.1, whole genome shotgun sequence genome contains:
- the LOC126371034 gene encoding histone-lysine N-methyltransferase ash1 isoform X1, producing MSTELPKSQDSSGESDSNSDSENSTSSECTGSDWECSSAKQISARKPHFSVTSCDTGLKLKIAAIPRKVTAKKNAKPTVKKKVEESTSKTKTERAGPKKKSRLSESSSSSESCSKCSSDSSSDDDIPLKVVSKALTPKCSPQKAKSSRNTKSESEEDRCDGMKDNASKAKDKQSAKVKVVQKTKSDEGNEAAVKRQRGRPRTKFASPAAESAACGSSTSSSTSSSSSSSSSSSSSSSDSDSADAAGGPAHASNDDTSAALVAACPLQVIDDADLAELFPEQTSGAPAQPPNFSTFAVHSTSPEHDDKSIADNGDGSSSEMELTPQLVTAAIQRATADSSGSENECSNSEAGHQNTTHYASSLLQQFVAQTQLLSSSAPLTSINAAGTSLACGLNPNPMDGVGSISDCVLGQINTIPEITPIAPNFLNATQHLSPQQTEELSQINKDLEEITNVTDSVGITIPNPPSLEDCVDNNDFMSLDITQGTSELGNANDLLKNSPLTVATDMNPLNPIDAQKFDTVSNNSVESQEDVKNVVVESRRKRGRPRKVPNENKNLESRKEDRAVVNVINDFHNGNDPPNVSPDSGILSNHNSPTHSPLRRHDIDEAQNRLGRKAVQKENNTRERRSVRSKSKSRSRARHKSDSSDCDYQKKRVENEIKQIKTEAPSPVPLKQEQNRYEKKKNDHKLDIAALDRMLYATDRVLYPPRKKVGRKPQNKTKAAKSAPKTLKDKNQYDSAESDEESLPSNRSVLSGVYAKRKELNSKLANLPKKNSKSFSSSTWRDHQSENEAAADDPLDPTWKQIDLNPKYKDILSGYKSDHEFKPYKSCSRLIESGYKSDYGGCRSGYKTDYHRSGYKSDYRSGYKSDKSGYKTDYSVRSMRRRMRKLKKTRSVRDRSYYKNQKHFVSDQEILLLTNKTFSSLTLGHSSSDSECDSYLRKPNASPKYVSVCTKYPLASTYNFGFSKLTQKHVLRANPSDPFAPGPVFSGLQRPMMTYNIFKLNHNNNNTLIKSPTKSSYIGKPLPALKPSFTHKFGAPPISTLTKRPRKDDRSFSRTLSPKTRVSKNGSSLLGGSRKESVSKPLPSIFEKAKNSYIPNKSLSRNVFLNSKKPHLKPSFHVKKHRRTVVLAPPKINLKPSERPSRITIKTESKYHRHRSKRRHRSRSVSRCRESKTIDLVDQKFSQDLDYLISNFIKLCQVAPKFVTSIPQSSPRSSPKNVEKSVVESKTEPGPPPTKVAKRGSKKRKTSDNQEIATPTSKRRHKKQLAESQSKGGKDTNEHKLPLKKRHYHINSSTSNSLSLSLVTTEFDENSKNSTSPEKFLCTETDCMGETQNSVSQESPKPKTYEKAKKGSDNNKNVAQPSSSQDSKNTNVEITPKLKPGEKSAAETLQVNIDENNSTPTKFHSPNSLNATDDELSKRLPNSEQSELSKKIYETSEKLKAVHKMVHDLEKCLPKNKDDTKSDPAKQETQRISSPRSEPKASPLRNSAPIATPKKRHRLEADKAATHSSLDQVVQSLSKKLSEEKPSSVSTASKDVNLNNSNEEAKDSDKSGTTSPSLLANSNFPLDPLKSMSARTLYKSSIPPAQKSEIMTRKKNRLEGLTSNLVSKINPSAATKVLDTLLNNNIRKSIESRILEKEKSITTDTVKSSDDKNKNTSQVSTRATVIKSPVSKGKVLETKKSKTSEPVAQTVVVNVDKPTGIFEPSVDLEDQIPKSSICVNNASGDTKGKSKGKGMDGKNNNSVLSPIDPEAEIPLALISETPEPVIRPKRGESIAAVISDKLQETIGGHNLRQPKRNLCKEKENESDDTTDKKKKKTSNTLIRESKLVLPTKMLIPKIQAERLPITDPTKKINVAPKVTKPETKDANDPKKDVDPSKKKARRRKAINRTGFPSIKRKKKKLEPNITSDSHFTSDTDNNSAFDRVPKDGEAMSSFLERTTNKKPELKVVLNKDDCPKQARLTVVALEKLQGKDIPTTASNKQPNNTETANDKKNANASILRAPSLQLKQNKPEKEIKSLFNKWEVLSETDSIPSLASSLGNDPEDSIPLSLLNLKTDTPGNKLDNLERLKRKTRAMSPSQEIEEILSKRKNVEKNNKVVLRPKSSLAVLCPSERRLTRSSDVIDEAKSRVKKPEPKKAEIPEKPAKPVSIVTRRKSRSCQANKKIREVQSSSRESSLDTVVGRRLGCKSPEPSIDNLRDHDENDPLPLNEKEIDFEKSIDVISKNVICKKRVASSRDDSPASSVDNRDKPVVSKRNPRLRKKFLVAGLFSDYYKEDPKPEGKGKNLVTQTEFPPGLLAPPPYCERWVRRRLVHFTLPYDIWWQQHYNQPVPSWNYKKIRTNVYYDVKPSAEECESVACNCAPASGCNEDCINRLVFAECSPQLCPCGDKCKNQRIQRHEWASGLEKFMTENKGWGVRTKHRIKSGDFILEYVGEVVSDKEFKERMATRYARDTHHYCLHLDGGLVIDGHRMGGDGRFVNHSCRPNCEMQKWTSNGTFRMALFALRDIDPGEELTYDYNFSLFNPAVGQPCKCDSEDCRGVIGGKSQRITKLPVKTASRTPSNASNQSAGSTGNQPRVGRPRKAVKCNKKSEQQSVTACDIKNMTILKYQQHLNKLWQEPQMKPLTAKERNVVKERHCFLFRNLENVRRIRDRMSISMPPSPPAPPTPTASTAPVAAPVIPSTPVVTMVNPLALPDTMNPQLFLNRLQNIRASKGDSAKTLVRVEDDSTLSKKERLTKVFKALYAAVVGAKDEKDKPICAPLLKTKSDRNKNQDTIPTPDLTAIESNLEAGQYESPAQFDADMLAAVNAVLREHGRMSTLGSVALQLKKVYNTAKAEYVDILTKILGPEEPLPTGFVHKTKTEEVIVCICGLHVEEGLMVQCGGAGCGVWQHARCVRLADADADTAHYCHHCRPSPVDREIPLDEYTEEGHQFYLTLMRGELQVRQGDTVYVLRDIPVDAARPDVSHAGAAPPRGKRAERKKVKNLGKGKEKEDTPAKDGEVRKHTYQTIGSVPVSELDIFRVERLWKDKDTQERFVYGHHYLRPHETFHEPTRKFFHNEVMRVPLYEAVPIDLVMSQCWVMDLNTYCKGRPVGASEQHVYICELRVDRGARLFTKVSRPKYPICTKSYAFDHFPQRLRITRTYAPHEVSPEYLKGRGAKSAAPAEKPPKTPAVKDKKKPSTVAVVDGSKGGAALSGAARREQQKERVNGIARRLLAAGGGAARALDASYLLQARRPRRP